In Candidatus Zixiibacteriota bacterium, one genomic interval encodes:
- a CDS encoding DUF3179 domain-containing protein gives MAGQAVVYGREIDGNVLTLSASGWLYDDLFVLYDYETETIWYPVNLGQAGFGCGCVLWGIAGQYAGRMVQPMPFLNTTWNIWFGGHPDSKLMEEYQPGDGIASDTSLPGDSR, from the coding sequence ATAGCCGGGCAGGCCGTCGTGTACGGCCGCGAGATAGACGGTAATGTCCTCACTCTGTCGGCCAGCGGGTGGCTGTATGACGATCTGTTTGTCCTCTATGATTACGAGACCGAGACAATATGGTATCCGGTCAATCTGGGTCAGGCCGGGTTCGGTTGCGGTTGCGTACTATGGGGGATCGCCGGTCAGTACGCCGGACGTATGGTGCAACCAATGCCGTTTCTCAACACCACCTGGAACATCTGGTTTGGTGGTCATCCGGACAGCAAATTGATGGAAGAGTACCAACCCGGCGACGGTATTGCAAGTGACACCAGTTTGCCCGGCGACTCACGATAG
- a CDS encoding DinB family protein, protein MATVIKWRDRAFTFEAPAGLFPGFVERLRGTPVRLETLVHFCPKTSMTRRPVGGWCLNEQLGHLINADVVFNRRLDMYLEAAQPESLIDVIKALKEVADYRDDATTELLTEFRRQREAFVRRLEKLDEAQVLKSIELPDIKMTMRLLDLAWFIGEHDDQHLAETTRLIRSLS, encoded by the coding sequence ATGGCGACGGTTATCAAATGGCGTGACCGAGCCTTCACGTTTGAAGCTCCCGCGGGATTGTTCCCCGGCTTTGTCGAGCGACTGCGCGGTACTCCGGTCCGTCTGGAAACTCTGGTGCACTTTTGTCCTAAGACTTCAATGACCAGAAGACCGGTCGGTGGCTGGTGCCTCAACGAGCAGCTCGGCCACCTGATCAATGCCGATGTCGTGTTCAACCGGCGCCTTGACATGTACCTGGAAGCAGCCCAGCCGGAGAGTCTCATCGACGTAATCAAAGCGTTGAAAGAGGTTGCTGATTACCGCGACGATGCGACGACTGAATTGTTAACCGAGTTCCGACGGCAGCGCGAGGCCTTCGTGCGCAGGTTGGAAAAACTCGACGAGGCCCAGGTGCTGAAGTCCATCGAACTTCCCGACATTAAGATGACCATGCGGCTTTTGGACCTGGCCTGGTTCATCGGTGAACACGACGACCAACATCTGGCGGAAACAACAAGACTGATTCGAAGCCTATCGTGA
- a CDS encoding DinB family protein yields the protein MVSLYEIKDWIPAFAGMTHVKKERFMVTLMRWIDRKFNFDFPVGMLPCIVERLRGMPFRLEEMTQSLSEEALGRHIDNGWSIKEHIGHLSDVHPLWDARLEQLLSGVDELVAADMSNRKTQEADHNARALPDLLADFGRLRLNFVARLERLSDDDAARSAMHPRLSQPMRIVDLAFFAAEHDDQHAALITQLIKALPGGTK from the coding sequence ATGGTTTCATTGTACGAGATCAAAGATTGGATTCCTGCTTTCGCAGGAATGACACACGTCAAGAAGGAACGTTTTATGGTAACACTGATGCGATGGATTGACCGCAAGTTCAACTTTGATTTCCCGGTCGGGATGCTCCCCTGCATAGTTGAACGATTGCGTGGCATGCCGTTCAGGTTGGAAGAGATGACGCAATCACTGTCGGAGGAAGCTCTGGGGCGGCATATTGACAACGGCTGGTCGATCAAAGAGCACATCGGGCATCTGTCCGATGTACATCCGTTGTGGGACGCACGCCTTGAGCAGCTATTGTCGGGTGTCGACGAATTGGTCGCGGCTGACATGTCAAACCGCAAAACACAAGAAGCCGATCACAACGCGCGTGCGCTGCCGGACCTGTTGGCCGACTTCGGTCGGTTGCGTTTGAACTTTGTGGCCCGGCTGGAGCGGTTATCGGATGACGATGCCGCCCGCTCGGCCATGCATCCGCGGTTGAGTCAACCGATGCGAATCGTCGACCTCGCCTTCTTCGCCGCCGAACATGACGACCAGCATGCCGCCCTGATCACACAGTTAATCAAAGCCCTGCCCGGTGGAACGAAGTGA
- a CDS encoding VOC family protein, with translation MSEGKPTAGMFCWNELMTRDTEGASKFYSELLGWSPTDSGMPGMKYTLMKVGDKDAGGMMTMPPEVPEQVPAHWMSYVTVDDVDAAAAKAPELGGQVMHGPADIPGVGRFCVVQDPGGATFGMITFPKGE, from the coding sequence ATGTCAGAAGGAAAACCTACCGCCGGTATGTTCTGTTGGAACGAATTGATGACCCGCGACACCGAAGGCGCTTCCAAGTTCTACTCCGAGTTGTTGGGCTGGAGCCCGACCGACTCAGGCATGCCCGGCATGAAATACACGCTGATGAAAGTCGGTGACAAAGATGCCGGTGGCATGATGACGATGCCGCCGGAAGTCCCGGAACAAGTACCAGCGCACTGGATGTCATATGTTACCGTAGACGATGTTGATGCGGCTGCGGCCAAAGCGCCGGAACTGGGCGGCCAGGTCATGCACGGACCGGCGGACATTCCGGGTGTTGGTCGTTTTTGTGTCGTTCAGGACCCGGGCGGCGCGACGTTCGGCATGATCACTTTCCCGAAGGGTGAGTAG
- a CDS encoding error-prone DNA polymerase: protein MNYVELHAHTNFSFLDGAVHPEDLVVRAAELGYGSLAITDHNGLYGIVRFHQAAVAHGIKPIFGAEITLTHGHHLVLLVKNSVGYANLSQLLSEAHLQNKKNEATITRDILARHSEGLIALSGCILGEIPTALLNDDYTEARRIAAQYRDLFGLNNFYLELQHHNLPTHETLCDQLTQLGHTLSIPTVATNNVHHATRDGRRLQDVLTCIKNHTTLDAANDLLYPNAERYLKAPSQMVRLFRRYPEAIANSVAIAERCNFSLEELNTTLPDFEVPPHETTHSYLRRLTYLGADRRYDQMTPQVFTQLEHELHIIEKLQLSGYFLIVWDIARFCNENGILCQGRGSAANSAVCYCLEITAVDPIKLKLLFERFVSEERTEPPDIDIDIANNRREEVIQYVYNKYGRRHAAMVCEVISYRGRSAVRDVGKALGFSLDEVDKLAKLLDHFSSGDDMDEQIIDAGFNRRDRRVQLLVHLCAEIARFPRHLGIHVGGMIITKQPLWEVVPIENATMPERSVIQWDKDDAEATRCVKIDLLGLGMLSLLDEAFTLIKEQRGVTIDPAKLSYDDPRVYDLICAADTVGVFQVESRAQMNPLPRHKPRRFYDLVVEVALIRPGPIQGDMVHPYLRRRNGEEAITYPHPCLEPILERTLGIPLFQEQGMQVAVAAAGFTPSEADELRRAMGHKRSHEKMRALGERLINGMKNKGIPHEAALRIFDQLSAFADFGFAESHAASFALLVYVSAYLKVYYPQEFYCSLLNSQPMGFYNPSTVVYEAQRRGLEFLPVDVAISRWDCTVEGKSIRLGFCQVKSLGEAARDLIERELDAGPFASIEDFMHRTKLNQGALEQLAMTGAFDCFGYSRRQALWQILSLVHQEQGALSMDTDERGDKLLDEMTTMETLVADFKGLDLSTLPHLMSMMRPSLKARGIASAADLFEMSTRKIVRTAGVVIIRQRPMTAKGFMFITLEDETGFANIVVKPNMLTRFRKVIVRSRALLVKGTLEKKDGVANVIGVHFEPMTLNGERIKLKSRDFR, encoded by the coding sequence ATGAACTACGTTGAACTACACGCCCACACCAATTTCTCCTTCCTTGATGGCGCCGTACACCCGGAAGACCTTGTCGTGCGCGCCGCTGAGTTGGGCTATGGCTCCCTGGCCATCACCGACCACAACGGTTTATATGGTATCGTCAGATTCCACCAGGCTGCTGTCGCACATGGGATCAAACCGATTTTCGGCGCCGAGATCACACTCACCCACGGACACCATCTTGTGCTGTTGGTCAAGAACTCAGTCGGCTATGCCAACCTATCGCAATTGCTCTCAGAAGCCCATTTGCAAAACAAAAAGAACGAAGCAACAATCACTCGCGACATTTTGGCGCGACACTCTGAAGGATTGATCGCGCTCTCCGGTTGTATCCTGGGAGAAATACCGACGGCCCTATTGAACGATGATTATACCGAAGCACGACGTATAGCCGCACAATATCGCGACCTGTTCGGGCTGAACAATTTCTACCTGGAACTACAACACCATAATCTACCAACACATGAAACCCTGTGCGACCAACTGACACAACTCGGACACACTTTGTCGATTCCAACCGTGGCGACCAACAATGTCCATCACGCCACTCGCGACGGACGCCGCTTGCAGGATGTGCTTACCTGTATCAAGAACCACACCACGCTCGACGCGGCCAATGACTTGCTGTATCCCAATGCCGAAAGATACCTGAAAGCACCATCGCAAATGGTACGGCTGTTCCGACGCTACCCCGAGGCAATCGCCAACAGCGTTGCTATCGCCGAGCGCTGCAACTTTTCTCTGGAAGAGTTGAACACGACGTTACCCGACTTTGAAGTGCCGCCGCATGAAACTACACACAGCTATCTCAGACGCCTCACTTACCTGGGCGCCGACCGCCGCTACGACCAGATGACGCCGCAGGTATTCACACAACTGGAACATGAACTGCACATAATTGAGAAACTCCAATTGTCCGGATACTTTTTGATCGTCTGGGACATCGCTCGTTTCTGCAATGAGAACGGTATTCTCTGCCAGGGACGCGGCTCGGCGGCCAACTCGGCCGTTTGCTATTGTCTTGAGATAACCGCGGTCGATCCGATCAAGCTAAAACTTTTGTTCGAGCGATTCGTCTCCGAGGAGCGCACCGAACCACCCGATATCGATATCGACATCGCCAACAACCGGCGTGAAGAAGTCATCCAGTATGTTTACAACAAGTACGGTCGTCGTCATGCCGCTATGGTCTGTGAAGTAATCAGCTATCGTGGACGCTCGGCGGTGCGCGATGTCGGCAAGGCGCTCGGGTTCTCTCTGGACGAAGTCGACAAGCTGGCCAAGCTGCTGGATCATTTTTCGAGCGGCGATGATATGGATGAACAGATTATCGACGCCGGTTTCAACCGCCGCGACCGTCGCGTACAACTCCTGGTGCATCTCTGCGCCGAGATCGCCCGCTTCCCGCGTCACCTGGGTATCCATGTCGGCGGTATGATTATTACCAAACAACCGTTGTGGGAGGTGGTGCCGATCGAGAATGCCACCATGCCGGAGCGGTCCGTTATCCAATGGGACAAAGACGATGCCGAGGCAACCCGCTGCGTGAAGATCGATCTACTCGGACTGGGCATGCTTTCGCTTTTGGACGAAGCGTTCACACTGATCAAAGAGCAACGCGGCGTCACTATAGACCCGGCCAAACTGTCCTACGATGATCCACGGGTGTACGATCTGATTTGCGCCGCCGACACGGTTGGAGTGTTTCAGGTGGAATCGCGCGCCCAGATGAACCCCCTGCCCCGCCACAAACCGCGAAGGTTCTATGACCTGGTCGTCGAGGTCGCCCTGATCCGACCGGGACCTATCCAGGGTGACATGGTGCATCCCTATCTCAGGCGACGCAACGGCGAGGAAGCAATCACCTACCCGCATCCCTGCCTCGAACCGATTCTCGAACGGACTTTGGGTATCCCCCTGTTTCAGGAACAGGGGATGCAGGTTGCTGTGGCCGCGGCCGGATTCACACCCAGCGAGGCGGATGAACTGCGCCGCGCCATGGGGCACAAACGTTCGCACGAAAAGATGCGAGCCTTGGGTGAACGGTTGATCAACGGCATGAAAAACAAAGGTATCCCCCACGAAGCCGCCCTGCGCATTTTCGATCAACTGTCCGCCTTTGCCGATTTCGGATTCGCCGAATCGCACGCTGCCTCGTTCGCTCTTTTGGTTTATGTCTCGGCTTATCTCAAAGTGTACTACCCGCAGGAATTCTATTGTTCGCTTTTGAACTCGCAACCGATGGGCTTCTACAATCCGTCGACCGTGGTCTACGAGGCGCAACGACGCGGTTTGGAATTCTTGCCGGTCGATGTTGCGATAAGCCGATGGGATTGTACCGTGGAAGGCAAATCGATTCGCCTCGGGTTTTGCCAGGTGAAGAGTTTGGGCGAGGCGGCCAGGGATCTGATCGAGCGGGAGCTTGACGCCGGGCCGTTTGCCTCGATCGAGGATTTTATGCACCGCACCAAACTCAACCAGGGCGCGCTGGAACAACTGGCTATGACCGGCGCTTTTGATTGTTTCGGATACAGCCGCCGTCAGGCGCTTTGGCAAATACTCTCACTGGTGCACCAGGAACAGGGCGCTTTGTCGATGGATACCGATGAGCGGGGTGACAAACTGCTTGATGAGATGACCACGATGGAAACATTGGTCGCCGACTTCAAGGGACTGGACTTGTCGACCCTGCCGCATCTGATGAGCATGATGCGTCCATCGCTTAAAGCGCGCGGTATTGCTTCGGCGGCTGATCTTTTTGAGATGTCGACAAGGAAGATCGTTCGAACGGCCGGGGTGGTAATAATCCGTCAACGTCCGATGACGGCCAAGGGGTTTATGTTCATCACACTTGAGGACGAGACCGGGTTTGCCAATATCGTGGTCAAGCCGAACATGCTGACTCGTTTCCGCAAGGTGATTGTGCGTTCGCGGGCACTTTTGGTAAAAGGAACACTTGAAAAAAAGGACGGCGTAGCCAACGTGATCGGCGTCCACTTCGAACCAATGACCTTGAACGGTGAAAGAATCAAGTTAAAGAGCAGGGACTTTCGGTGA
- a CDS encoding DNA polymerase Y family protein: protein MNNKRIACILIDTFSLEMFYQKEPSLAAQPFVLIEGRHKTAPIAAMNQPALEYGVLIGSTAPQAHVICPDLIVKVRNTEKETDESQKLLNALRTVGPFVEDGIYTKGISGALGIFLEVSGLILLYQNETTIAEKIIVVVKALGYPVKVGIGDNKFIARVAAETTEIDHHTIVKQNGGDTFIRNLDISQLQLSSDTLESLRNLGLKTIGRLAEFPSNEMAQRFGHEGATLSHLSRGDDRQQFVRIHPGMDISNKVHLTYRIYNTAAIVNHTEKLLAPLLAHLKESGQGLSRLTLTLFLDNRREETVIVSTEKPTLSLTKLTRQLHSQLERLQLTSGVTDLIVLIPQNATAPLPSRQLGFDHRHKHRKDGPPGKNTVLPNRNLYTVTLNPALLPEQNYCLSPIDDTRRSKRSGSVSTDNCSALATVAYCNHNIGGLRLFPTPIETEAIIRNGRLSAIKHGHGAIQKVDRWFGPWRLSGGWWQSGFDRLYYELHTDDRRQYLFFFDRTCSQWFLQGVFD, encoded by the coding sequence ATGAATAACAAACGTATCGCCTGTATACTGATCGACACCTTTTCACTGGAGATGTTTTACCAAAAAGAACCATCGCTGGCCGCACAACCGTTCGTGCTCATCGAAGGCAGGCACAAAACAGCGCCGATTGCCGCCATGAACCAGCCGGCCCTGGAATATGGCGTACTCATAGGCAGTACCGCTCCACAGGCGCACGTAATCTGCCCCGACTTGATCGTCAAAGTGCGCAACACCGAGAAGGAAACAGATGAATCACAGAAATTGTTAAACGCGCTTCGCACAGTCGGCCCCTTTGTGGAGGACGGCATTTACACAAAAGGCATCTCCGGTGCGCTTGGTATCTTTTTGGAGGTAAGCGGGCTTATACTACTTTATCAAAATGAAACTACTATCGCTGAAAAGATAATCGTTGTTGTCAAGGCACTCGGTTATCCGGTAAAGGTAGGTATCGGTGACAACAAATTCATCGCCAGGGTTGCCGCAGAAACAACCGAGATCGACCATCACACTATTGTAAAGCAAAACGGTGGTGACACGTTTATACGGAATCTGGATATTTCACAACTGCAGCTATCCTCGGACACTCTCGAATCATTACGCAATTTGGGTCTCAAAACGATTGGACGGCTGGCTGAGTTTCCATCGAATGAAATGGCTCAGCGCTTCGGACATGAAGGGGCAACATTGTCGCATCTGTCGCGCGGCGATGATCGACAACAGTTTGTGCGTATCCATCCGGGGATGGATATTTCGAACAAGGTGCATCTCACCTATCGCATCTACAACACAGCCGCCATTGTAAATCACACCGAAAAACTACTGGCTCCCCTGTTGGCCCATCTGAAAGAATCAGGGCAAGGTTTAAGTCGGCTCACACTGACCCTGTTTCTGGACAACCGTCGCGAAGAAACCGTGATTGTATCGACTGAAAAACCAACTCTCTCCCTTACGAAACTCACACGACAATTACATTCCCAACTGGAACGTTTGCAACTCACCTCCGGTGTCACCGACCTGATCGTACTTATCCCACAAAATGCAACCGCACCGCTTCCTTCACGACAGCTTGGTTTCGATCATCGGCATAAACATCGAAAGGACGGCCCCCCTGGTAAGAACACTGTCTTGCCAAACCGCAACCTGTATACCGTAACCCTTAACCCGGCGCTGCTTCCGGAACAGAATTATTGCCTCTCCCCCATTGATGACACCAGGCGCAGCAAGCGCTCAGGCTCTGTCTCCACAGACAATTGTTCCGCCTTGGCCACGGTTGCATACTGTAATCATAACATTGGCGGGCTGCGACTTTTTCCGACACCGATAGAAACTGAAGCGATCATTCGCAACGGTAGACTGTCGGCCATTAAACATGGTCACGGTGCCATACAAAAGGTCGACCGATGGTTCGGTCCCTGGCGGCTTTCCGGAGGTTGGTGGCAGAGTGGTTTTGACCGTCTCTACTATGAGCTACACACCGACGACCGGCGTCAGTATCTTTTCTTTTTTGATCGCACATGTTCACAATGGTTTTTGCAAGGTGTTTTCGACTAG
- a CDS encoding DNA recombination/repair protein RecA — translation MSKDGLSEPIFHTGISRLDALFPRQGIPYGQLIEITGAVGCGKTSLLFMMLATLTKSGTVAYIDLSGSFFPAAAASCGVDIEKLSVVKPDNFVMGLRSAELLLSHQMVDSVVVDLTCAHPSTALRVTGKPVSRALRAVKTTNLSCKAGPSSPARRGVNPPPSSNLLHRLRQQVSRSKALVIFLTDNSSDSRQFLPASMVALRLEVSRLVTTKDSYSATLSQRVGSGLDPDRSEGATQGRTLREENTACSRINVTVTKSRISAEGAHAEVLLNE, via the coding sequence TTGTCGAAAGACGGATTGTCGGAGCCGATTTTCCACACCGGTATCTCACGCCTTGATGCGCTTTTCCCCCGGCAGGGTATCCCCTATGGTCAACTGATCGAGATCACCGGCGCTGTCGGCTGTGGCAAGACAAGTTTGCTTTTTATGATGCTGGCCACTCTGACCAAATCGGGGACTGTGGCCTACATTGATCTTTCCGGTTCGTTCTTTCCGGCCGCGGCGGCCTCGTGTGGAGTTGATATTGAAAAACTTTCCGTCGTCAAGCCGGACAATTTCGTTATGGGCCTGCGTAGCGCGGAGTTGCTTTTGTCACATCAGATGGTCGATAGTGTCGTCGTTGACCTGACTTGTGCTCACCCTTCGACTGCGCTCAGGGTGACAGGCAAGCCTGTTTCTCGCGCTTTGCGCGCTGTGAAAACCACGAATCTTTCTTGTAAGGCGGGTCCGTCTTCGCCTGCGCGCCGCGGCGTGAACCCGCCACCATCGTCCAATCTGTTGCATCGGCTAAGGCAACAAGTCTCTCGTTCAAAAGCGTTGGTGATCTTTTTAACCGACAACTCAAGCGATTCAAGACAGTTCCTTCCGGCCAGCATGGTGGCCTTGCGGCTGGAAGTGTCGCGTCTGGTGACAACCAAAGACTCTTACTCCGCAACATTATCTCAACGCGTGGGGTCGGGGCTTGACCCCGACCGATCAGAAGGTGCGACACAAGGCCGCACCCTACGCGAAGAAAACACTGCCTGCTCACGAATAAATGTCACCGTCACCAAAAGCAGAATATCCGCAGAAGGTGCCCACGCCGAGGTATTGCTGAATGAATAA
- a CDS encoding PKD domain-containing protein has product MVGDRNPKAYDRLVFGYNFALYPSTFFGGGYRIYADAPDNSQEFADLVVDCGNRVVPPMGLILTMEPAEDNTYEIRLRITNGMPANVAPTDPNAPVGESQGLVDVVYEFRASTSDGDNDQLLYQWDWGDGNVSGWLGPVGSGENCLASHSWPTFDTCGIKVRVKDSWEEVSDWSPELTVVIGPECCQVRGDVDDSGGEPDISDLVYLVDFMFSGGPAPPCNTQGDIDASGGIDISDLVYLVDFMFTGGPPIPACP; this is encoded by the coding sequence TTGGTCGGGGACCGCAATCCCAAAGCGTATGACCGGCTCGTATTCGGTTACAATTTCGCACTCTATCCCAGCACTTTTTTCGGTGGCGGATACCGCATCTACGCCGATGCGCCGGACAATTCACAGGAGTTTGCCGATCTGGTCGTCGACTGCGGCAATCGAGTGGTCCCGCCGATGGGTTTGATTCTCACTATGGAACCGGCCGAAGACAACACTTATGAGATACGGCTCAGAATCACCAACGGTATGCCGGCCAACGTTGCGCCGACCGATCCCAACGCACCTGTCGGCGAGTCGCAGGGTCTGGTTGATGTGGTGTATGAGTTCCGCGCCAGCACGTCCGACGGCGACAACGATCAACTGCTCTACCAGTGGGATTGGGGCGATGGCAATGTCTCGGGTTGGCTGGGACCGGTTGGTTCTGGGGAAAACTGTCTGGCCTCGCACAGTTGGCCGACCTTTGATACTTGCGGCATCAAAGTGCGCGTCAAGGATAGCTGGGAAGAGGTCTCCGATTGGTCACCGGAGCTAACTGTGGTGATCGGTCCGGAGTGTTGTCAGGTTCGTGGTGATGTTGACGACAGCGGTGGAGAGCCGGACATCTCGGATTTGGTCTACCTGGTCGACTTCATGTTCTCAGGCGGACCGGCTCCTCCATGCAACACTCAAGGTGATATTGATGCCAGCGGCGGTATTGATATTTCCGATTTGGTTTACCTGGTCGACTTCATGTTCACCGGTGGCCCACCGATTCCCGCTTGTCCCTGA
- a CDS encoding PKD domain-containing protein, which yields MRERVIAMTAKLLCFAIVVATTLGNAKTATDKAAAEAGSGQPSPSQLEALPWLKLQFEPDVAPPNYVAKQPGHYSTDDWAAVIDSTWGPGDPMEEQFDVYQRFWKRIDTIWPCFQDMTLDWDSVYTTNIMEVISNPSKGRFGAMLNHSGIALMESHTYCQHNVVANTARLPGVPLMSIVGWNRNHHFGAALTPLSDSTLLVYQVIENHPLGLVTGDLVLGYDGIPWTELYPQLLEAQLPIYDEGWWGSSTLSFAHSVMISCGANWHLYDTIDIVKYESGDTMHLPTGLLAGENMVCYGTEMILPTGIPTPDWNHPVSWGMIQGTHIGYVTSLVWLEPSGVEFFNAIDSLMFHHETIGLIIDCRFNYGGSIFEAYPAMELLFNSYTETVGFGQRCEPNIRDSLCVIFPPINYAINADPNTYYDRPIALLCGPGGVSAGDQTPLALSLHPEARTFGKPTAAAFNAATQFSPGNGYTMQHSIGDAYLASNPGHYLTHDPLPLIDVDVWLTQEGVAAGEDNVINSAIQWIHDETPVWFFADSSFGQAPLDVAFNGWSPGSVDAWVWEFGDGDSGFVVAPMHTYTERGIYDVTVTADIDGQMHGYTDTAAIVVLADTLVTDTVTVTATDSTVEVHIFATNTIPLNRLTIPLEYAGAVGLVYDSFSTAGCRTEYFGSQSQIHYSPAGKRTTIKMQTTVHWSQHDLSPGTGEVLTIYLHIEGNASPGQQTILSLDGYTGHEPVFARSQTEYLALGVDGLVAYTTCCRGIRGNVDDDSSDAIDIADLVYLVDYMFAQGVQPPCGYEANVDADIFKRVDISDLVYLVDYMFTGGPPPPDCP from the coding sequence ATGCGTGAACGGGTCATCGCCATGACTGCGAAACTTCTTTGTTTCGCAATCGTCGTCGCAACAACACTGGGCAACGCCAAGACTGCAACCGACAAGGCCGCTGCTGAAGCCGGCTCCGGACAACCCTCACCGAGCCAGCTTGAGGCTCTGCCATGGCTGAAACTTCAGTTTGAACCGGATGTAGCCCCGCCGAACTACGTGGCCAAACAGCCGGGTCATTATTCGACCGATGATTGGGCAGCCGTGATAGATTCAACCTGGGGTCCGGGTGATCCTATGGAAGAGCAGTTTGATGTCTACCAGCGGTTCTGGAAACGCATCGACACTATCTGGCCATGCTTTCAGGACATGACACTGGACTGGGACTCAGTCTACACCACGAACATCATGGAAGTGATCTCCAATCCCAGCAAGGGTCGGTTTGGGGCCATGTTAAACCACAGCGGCATTGCGTTAATGGAGAGTCACACCTATTGTCAGCACAACGTGGTGGCCAATACCGCCAGACTGCCGGGAGTGCCTCTGATGTCAATCGTCGGATGGAATCGCAACCATCACTTCGGGGCTGCCCTCACGCCGCTTTCCGACAGTACGCTACTGGTATACCAGGTGATTGAGAATCACCCGCTCGGGCTGGTGACTGGTGATCTCGTGCTGGGCTATGATGGAATACCCTGGACGGAGCTTTATCCGCAATTGCTGGAAGCACAACTCCCGATTTACGACGAAGGTTGGTGGGGCAGTTCGACTCTTTCGTTCGCCCATTCGGTGATGATCTCGTGCGGTGCCAACTGGCACTTATATGACACCATCGACATAGTAAAGTATGAGAGCGGGGATACGATGCACTTGCCGACCGGTTTACTGGCCGGGGAGAACATGGTCTGCTACGGCACGGAGATGATTCTGCCGACCGGTATACCGACGCCCGATTGGAACCATCCGGTCTCATGGGGTATGATCCAAGGAACGCATATCGGATATGTTACCAGCTTGGTCTGGCTGGAACCGTCCGGCGTGGAATTCTTCAATGCTATCGATTCGCTTATGTTCCACCATGAGACCATCGGCCTGATTATCGATTGTCGGTTCAACTATGGGGGGAGCATATTCGAGGCGTACCCTGCGATGGAGCTCCTTTTCAACAGCTACACCGAGACGGTCGGCTTTGGCCAGCGTTGCGAACCCAACATCAGGGATTCGTTGTGCGTGATTTTCCCGCCGATCAACTATGCAATCAACGCCGATCCCAATACCTACTATGACCGACCGATAGCTCTTCTGTGCGGTCCGGGCGGAGTAAGCGCGGGTGATCAGACCCCGTTGGCCCTGTCGCTACATCCGGAAGCACGCACTTTCGGCAAGCCGACGGCGGCGGCCTTCAATGCTGCCACACAGTTTTCGCCCGGCAACGGTTACACGATGCAACACTCCATCGGCGACGCATACTTGGCCAGTAATCCCGGACACTATTTGACCCACGACCCGCTACCGCTGATCGACGTTGATGTCTGGTTGACACAGGAGGGAGTGGCGGCGGGTGAAGATAATGTTATCAACTCGGCCATACAATGGATACACGATGAGACACCGGTCTGGTTCTTTGCCGATTCAAGTTTCGGGCAGGCGCCGCTCGATGTAGCCTTCAATGGGTGGTCCCCCGGCAGCGTGGACGCCTGGGTCTGGGAGTTCGGTGACGGTGACTCCGGTTTTGTCGTCGCTCCCATGCATACCTACACCGAACGCGGCATCTATGACGTTACCGTTACCGCCGACATCGATGGACAGATGCACGGCTACACCGACACCGCCGCAATCGTGGTGTTGGCCGATACACTCGTCACCGACACCGTGACAGTAACAGCGACCGACTCGACGGTGGAGGTGCATATCTTTGCCACCAATACGATCCCGCTCAACAGGCTCACAATTCCACTCGAATACGCGGGCGCTGTGGGCTTGGTTTACGATTCTTTCTCCACGGCCGGATGCCGCACCGAGTACTTTGGTAGCCAATCGCAGATTCACTACTCACCAGCGGGAAAACGAACGACGATCAAAATGCAAACTACGGTCCATTGGAGCCAGCACGACCTGTCGCCCGGTACCGGAGAAGTGTTGACGATATACCTGCACATCGAAGGCAATGCCTCTCCCGGCCAACAAACGATCCTCTCCCTTGACGGATACACCGGCCACGAACCGGTCTTTGCCCGCTCACAAACAGAGTACCTGGCCCTGGGCGTCGATGGGCTGGTGGCCTACACCACTTGCTGTCGCGGCATCAGGGGCAACGTTGATGACGATTCATCAGATGCTATTGACATAGCCGATCTGGTTTACCTGGTCGACTATATGTTCGCACAGGGAGTCCAGCCTCCGTGTGGTTATGAAGCGAATGTTGATGCTGATATTTTCAAGCGTGTCGACATTTCAGATTTGGTTTACCTGGTCGACTATATGTTCACCGGCGGCCCGCCACCGCCGGACTGTCCGTGA